A window of the Rhodoluna limnophila genome harbors these coding sequences:
- a CDS encoding globin, giving the protein MANGFEEAGRVEPVRIKGTDGIHVGGNFYEQIGGSATFEKLANKFYEGIAGDEVLRPMYPDGDLAPAARRMQLFLEQYWGGPTTYQEERGHPRLRMRHNPYKINPDARDRWLNHMRVAVASLSLPQLQEAELWGYLERAATSMLNTYED; this is encoded by the coding sequence ATGGCCAATGGCTTTGAAGAAGCCGGCAGAGTGGAGCCGGTACGAATTAAGGGCACCGATGGAATCCATGTCGGTGGCAACTTTTACGAGCAAATCGGCGGTTCGGCAACCTTTGAAAAGCTGGCAAATAAGTTTTATGAGGGCATAGCCGGCGATGAGGTTTTGCGCCCTATGTACCCGGACGGCGACTTAGCCCCCGCTGCCCGCCGCATGCAATTGTTCCTGGAACAGTATTGGGGTGGCCCAACCACGTACCAGGAAGAACGTGGCCACCCGCGGCTGAGAATGCGCCACAACCCATACAAAATTAATCCTGATGCTCGCGACCGCTGGCTGAACCACATGAGAGTGGCGGTGGCCAGTTTGTCGCTCCCTCAACTGCAGGAAGCCGAACTTTGGGGCTACCTGGAGCGCGCAGCAACATCGATGCTGAACACCTACGAGGACTGA